Proteins encoded within one genomic window of Triticum aestivum cultivar Chinese Spring chromosome 2D, IWGSC CS RefSeq v2.1, whole genome shotgun sequence:
- the LOC123054023 gene encoding uncharacterized protein, with the protein MVDMNTDHIFEVPDTPDRIQQSVCPVSSSAATRGVTRMAGNPSPARRLKFKIKNISTQGQSSRGDAVSELPAPLDTDNIFKQAELARRLSPPKLDRTTGKSVVNGNGAHSHDLDQGSSISNHMICRGDGVRGSSCQTREGQVDHRDTSRRHVDFLGVGSDLPTTTVGNPRNRAKISTSNGLKEVIGSDVFSASGPREERREAINIQGTAGLSSTPCDVPQRQVVRRKLVRNGCISPSNVVKRSVIADEKREMCSTSGVLRYRNPQDDVFHTGTIIDLTDKSPTITKNGASVNYMETIASEKFRTARAGGTLIPQGANQASSSNCSEGLNNKGKEIIHHVMGTERAGEADTMRVCPRAPVGSSFVNDDSTGISQQGWRTTHNHTIKLPVSLLCKTTSTSGMESGSSGPSDQGHETATEDSNNSFGAATAARSASLRNRTIRISKGKRKHTSSSYHPGESSSSVNELGSSCLASSDATAGRNRTTRRHNISVIDIDDISSPEARSSLSGRSNRTSIDPNVSAQLEADELLARQLQEQLYNETPRVAPREEIDAIVAMSLQHEEDAERTSRAVRAPARWHPNDTRAARASRLSASQRGIRARYETAISHMHNAAPVTLGLRAFRAGYRAAHIQPNIDLNDYDALLALDENNHQHTGASESQINNLPQSVFQSTSTEEPCAVCLENPSFGDTIRTLPCFHKFHKECIDEWLRRKKLCPVCKCGITS; encoded by the exons ATGGTTGACATGAACACTGATCACATTTTTGAGGTTCCTGACACTCCTGACCGAATACAGCAGTCAGTGTGCCCTGTATCAAGCTCAGCTGCTACGAGAGGTGTAACAAGGATGGCTGGAAATCCTTCACCAGCCCGGAGACTCAAATTTAAGATCAAGAATATTTCAACCCAAGGTCAATCAAGTAGAGGTGATGCAGTTAGTGAACTTCCTGCACCATTAGACACTGACAATATTTTTAAACAAGCTGAATTGGCTCGGAGATTGTCCCCACCAAAGTTAGATAGGACTACTGGGAAATCTGTTGTGAATGGGAATGGGGCTCACAGTCATGATTTGGATCAGGGCAGCAGCATTTCAAATCACATGATTTGTAGGGGTGATGGAGTAAGGGGCAGTAGCTGCCAAACCAGAGAAGGGCAGGTTGATCATCGAGACACAAGCCGTCGGCATGTGGACTTTCTTGGTGTGGGGTCAGATCTTCCTACTACCACGGTGGGAAACCCGCGAAACAGAGCAAAAATTAGCACCTCTAATGGGCTGAAGGAAGTAATAGGTTCTGATGTTTTTTCAGCATCGGGTCCCAGGGAGGAAAGAAGAGAAGCGATCAATATCCAGGGTACAGCAGGACTCTCAAGTACACCATGCGATGTTCCTCAAAGACAAGTGGTTCGGAGAAAGCTAGTGCGAAATGGTTGTATTTCTCCCTCTAACGTAGTCAAAAGAAGTGTAATTGCTGATGAAAAGCGGGAAATGTGCTCTACAAGTGGAGTATTACGTTATCGAAATCCTCAGGATGATGTTTTTCATACAGGAACTATAATTGATCTTACTGATAAGTCACCAACAATAACAAAGAATGGAGCTTCTGTAAACTATATGGAAACAATTGCATCCGAGAAGTTCAGAACAGCCAGAGCTGGGGGGACTCTAATTCCACAGGGTGCAAATCAAGCAAGCAGCAGTAATTGTTCTGAAGGTTTAAACAACAAGGGCAAAGAAATCATCCATCATGTTATGGGAACTGAGCGGGCTGGAGAGGCTGATACGATGAG GGTTTGTCCAAGGGCCCCAGTAGGTTCTTCTTTTGTAAATGACGACAGTACTGGCATTTCTCAGCAAGGTTGGAGAACAACACATAATCATACTATTAAGTTACCCGTGTCATTGTTGTGTAAGACGACCAGTACTTCTGGAATGGAATCTGGATCTTCTGGACCATCTGATCAGGGTCATGAAACCGCAACAGAAGACAGCAATAACTCATTTGGTGCAGCAACCGCTGCGCGGTCTGCAAGTTTGAGGAATAGGACAATAAGGATCAGTAAAGGAAAGAGGAAACACACCTCAAGTTCCTATCATCCTGGTGAAAGCTCTAGTTCTGTTAATGAACTTGGTAGTTCATGTCTTGCATCTTCAGACGCAACAGCTGGCAGAAATCGTACCACTCGTCGTCATAATATTTCTGTAATAGATATTGATGACATATCTTCCCCTGAAGCTCGATCTAGTTTGAGTGGCCGCAGTAATAGAACCTCGATTGATCCTAACGTAAGTGCACAGTTGGAGGCTGATGAATTGTTGGCTCGGCAACTTCAGGAGCAGCTTTACAATGAAACACCTCGTGTTGCTCCTAGAGAAGAG ATTGATGCAATCGTAGCAATGTCACTTCAACATGAAGAAGATGCAGAACGGACATCTCGAGCTGTAAGAGCACCTGCAAGGTGGCATCCCAACGATACT AGAGCTGCACGGGCATCGCGTTTAAGTGCTTCTCAGCGTGGTATTAGGGCCAGATATGAGACGGCAATTTCCCATATGCACAATGCAGCTCCAGTAACTTTGGGTTTG AGGGCTTTTCGTGCCGGATATCGTGCTGCGCATATTCAACCTAATATCGATTT AAATGATTATGATGCGCTACTTGCGTTAGATGAAAATAACCACCAGCATACTGGTGCGTCGGAAAGTCAGATCAATAACTTGCCTCAGTCAGTATTTCAG TCAACTAGCACCGAAGAGCCTTGCGCAGTCTGCCTTGAAAATCCATCTTTCGGAGATACCATCCGCACTTTGCCATGCTTTCACAAGTTCCACAAAGAG TGCATCGACGAATGGCTGAGAAGAAAGAAACTGTGCCCTGTTTGCAAGTGTGGGATCACTAGTTAG